The following proteins come from a genomic window of Myxococcota bacterium:
- the smc gene encoding chromosome segregation protein SMC — protein MRIKSLQLHGFKSFVDRTLFTYDDGITAVVGPNGCGKSNVVDAVRWVMGEQSPRKLRGKGMEDVIFAGSETRPPIGMAEVVLTFDNRDGTAPEPFTTVPEIEIARRLYRSGESEYRINKQACRMRDIQDFFRDSGIGAKGYTIVEQGKVAEIVSAKPEERRILIEEAAGISKFKARRREAESKMASTEQNLVRVNDVLGEIRRQIASLERQAKKAAKYKRLQETLRIVELSLAQDERAELLGHVERASGQLARLRDQVTALQTNLAERELAVENQRIQLTEAEKAVARGSEALYALRSEIKELEGRIEFARRERESIDEANAGRRAEIGQLVQQRDAARAEAEESEAELARLEAAVAGEADAIASAEAEARAATEALRALERERDAANEAFVDVLTTIARGEDRVAGIQDRRDAIAQRLRTADRDLEVQQTQAAEATRDQDALEEGLRNLLAERDRFQESLLRAMQRHDAAHAAVRGAGVALREKRERLEARRARLASLEEVTRSLEDVGEGARHLLGGGDEARARFGLRGLVRDLLEVDVEVERAVEAVLAERAEAIVVDRAEGAVEALAALRRDEAGRGVFVAAGHGERLATGIVPLGAPLASRVRARAGFEGLVRRLLDDVYLVPDLAEAVARYGHGDVPATFVTPQGDVLERGGVIRGGGGAAASSGAIGRVREVRELGEEVARLEGEVAAAEAALASAESESARAGEELENLRNRHHTAALAVTSHEKDLDRSKERVKTLGDAHETRVAERAELIAESEALQDELARLGGQLDARRGERAERQRALDALGLRIHAGARDVSRNESRVAELRVAHASRVENRDRLRAACERAQGAVAETGEWIARREREIEAATERFGKLASTIADAETALAAKLEAEEDARVRSEELRDEYERIATALRGVEDEVRDVRGQLSAQREEASAAELALRENELRLRHQDEHVREKWGVDLATWAPPSPDDVEGGEDEAADALAAAEAADGDAGDGDEGDERGTASEAAQARRDARRNAQLAGLPREERERELAQLRGQLQSLGDVNLGAIEEHEELAERFRFLSEQKTDLEATIHSLREAIARINRTSRKRFRETFEEVSKRFAENFPRLFGGGQASLQLTESEDVLEAGIDIMAMPPGKRLQNVNLLSGGEKTMTALALLVAVFQVRPSPFFLLDEVDAALDDANVGRFNQLITELAVSSQFLVITHNKRTIEVADVLYGVTMEQKGVSKLVSVSLT, from the coding sequence GTGCGCATCAAGTCGCTCCAGCTCCACGGCTTCAAGTCCTTCGTGGACCGCACGCTGTTCACGTACGACGACGGCATCACGGCCGTGGTCGGCCCGAACGGCTGCGGGAAGTCGAACGTGGTGGACGCCGTGCGCTGGGTGATGGGCGAGCAGTCGCCCCGCAAGCTGCGCGGCAAGGGGATGGAGGACGTGATCTTCGCGGGCTCGGAGACGCGCCCGCCGATCGGCATGGCCGAGGTGGTGCTCACCTTCGACAACCGCGACGGCACCGCGCCCGAGCCGTTCACGACCGTTCCCGAGATCGAGATCGCGCGCCGCCTGTACCGCTCGGGCGAGTCCGAGTACCGCATCAACAAGCAGGCGTGTCGGATGCGCGACATCCAGGACTTCTTCCGCGACTCGGGCATCGGCGCCAAGGGCTACACGATCGTCGAGCAGGGAAAGGTCGCGGAGATCGTGTCTGCGAAGCCCGAGGAGCGGCGCATCCTGATCGAGGAGGCCGCGGGCATCTCGAAGTTCAAGGCGCGCCGGCGCGAGGCGGAGAGCAAGATGGCCTCCACCGAGCAGAACCTCGTGCGCGTCAACGACGTCCTCGGCGAGATCCGCCGCCAGATCGCGTCGCTCGAGCGGCAGGCGAAGAAGGCGGCGAAGTACAAGCGGCTGCAGGAGACGCTGCGCATCGTCGAGCTGTCGCTCGCGCAGGACGAACGCGCGGAGCTGCTCGGCCACGTCGAGCGCGCGAGCGGCCAGCTCGCGCGGCTGCGCGACCAGGTGACGGCGCTCCAGACCAACCTCGCCGAGCGCGAGCTCGCCGTCGAGAACCAGCGCATCCAGCTCACGGAGGCCGAGAAGGCCGTCGCGCGCGGGAGCGAGGCGCTCTATGCGCTGCGCAGCGAGATCAAGGAGCTCGAGGGCCGCATCGAGTTCGCGCGCCGCGAGCGCGAGAGCATCGACGAGGCGAACGCGGGGCGGCGCGCCGAGATCGGGCAGCTCGTGCAGCAGCGCGACGCGGCGCGCGCGGAGGCGGAGGAGAGCGAGGCCGAGCTCGCGCGGCTCGAGGCCGCGGTCGCCGGCGAGGCCGACGCGATCGCGTCCGCCGAGGCCGAGGCGCGCGCGGCGACCGAGGCGCTGCGCGCGCTCGAGCGCGAGCGCGACGCCGCGAACGAGGCGTTCGTCGACGTGCTGACGACGATCGCGCGCGGTGAGGATCGCGTCGCGGGCATCCAGGATCGGCGCGACGCGATCGCGCAGCGGCTGCGCACGGCGGATCGCGACCTCGAGGTGCAGCAGACGCAGGCGGCCGAGGCGACGCGCGACCAGGACGCGCTCGAGGAGGGCCTGCGCAACCTGCTCGCCGAGCGCGACCGCTTCCAGGAGTCGCTCCTGCGCGCGATGCAGCGCCACGACGCCGCGCACGCGGCGGTGCGCGGCGCCGGCGTCGCGCTGCGCGAGAAGCGCGAGCGGCTCGAGGCGCGCCGCGCGCGGCTCGCGTCGCTCGAGGAGGTGACCCGCAGCCTCGAGGACGTCGGCGAGGGCGCGCGCCACCTGCTCGGCGGCGGCGACGAGGCGCGCGCGCGCTTCGGCCTGCGCGGGCTCGTGCGCGACCTGCTCGAGGTCGACGTCGAGGTCGAGCGCGCCGTCGAGGCCGTGCTCGCGGAGCGCGCCGAGGCGATCGTGGTCGACCGCGCGGAGGGCGCCGTCGAGGCGCTCGCCGCGCTTCGCCGCGACGAGGCCGGGCGCGGCGTGTTCGTCGCCGCGGGCCACGGCGAGCGGCTCGCGACCGGGATCGTGCCGCTCGGCGCGCCGCTCGCGTCGCGCGTGCGCGCGCGCGCGGGCTTCGAGGGCCTGGTGCGCCGGCTGCTCGACGACGTGTATCTCGTTCCCGATCTCGCCGAGGCCGTCGCCCGCTACGGGCACGGCGACGTGCCCGCGACGTTCGTGACGCCGCAGGGCGACGTGCTCGAGCGCGGCGGCGTGATCCGCGGTGGCGGCGGCGCGGCCGCGTCGAGCGGCGCGATCGGACGCGTGCGCGAGGTGCGCGAGCTCGGCGAGGAGGTGGCGCGCCTCGAGGGCGAGGTGGCCGCGGCCGAGGCGGCGCTCGCCTCCGCCGAGAGCGAGTCCGCGCGCGCCGGCGAGGAGCTCGAGAACCTGCGCAACCGCCACCACACCGCGGCGCTCGCCGTGACGAGCCACGAGAAGGATCTCGACCGCTCGAAGGAGCGCGTGAAGACGCTCGGCGACGCGCACGAGACGCGCGTGGCGGAGCGGGCGGAGCTGATCGCGGAGAGCGAGGCGCTGCAGGACGAGCTCGCGCGCCTCGGCGGCCAGCTCGACGCGCGCCGCGGCGAGCGCGCCGAACGCCAGCGCGCGCTCGACGCGCTCGGGCTGCGCATCCACGCGGGCGCGCGCGACGTGTCGCGCAACGAGAGCCGCGTCGCCGAGCTGCGCGTCGCGCACGCGAGCCGCGTCGAGAACCGCGACCGGCTGCGCGCGGCGTGCGAGCGCGCGCAGGGCGCCGTGGCCGAGACGGGCGAGTGGATCGCGCGGCGCGAGCGCGAGATCGAGGCGGCGACCGAGCGCTTCGGCAAGCTCGCGTCGACGATCGCGGACGCGGAGACGGCGCTGGCCGCGAAGCTCGAGGCCGAGGAGGACGCGCGCGTCCGCAGCGAGGAGCTGCGCGACGAGTACGAGCGCATCGCCACCGCGCTGCGCGGCGTCGAGGACGAGGTGCGCGACGTGCGCGGGCAGCTGTCCGCGCAACGCGAGGAGGCGAGCGCGGCCGAGCTCGCGCTGCGCGAGAACGAGCTGCGCCTGCGCCACCAGGACGAGCACGTCCGCGAGAAGTGGGGCGTCGACCTGGCGACGTGGGCGCCCCCGAGTCCCGACGACGTCGAGGGCGGCGAGGACGAGGCGGCCGACGCGCTCGCGGCGGCCGAGGCGGCGGACGGCGACGCGGGCGACGGCGACGAGGGCGACGAGCGCGGGACGGCGAGCGAGGCCGCGCAGGCGCGCCGCGACGCGCGCCGCAACGCGCAGCTCGCCGGCCTGCCGCGCGAGGAGCGCGAGCGCGAGCTCGCGCAGCTGCGCGGCCAGCTGCAGTCGCTCGGCGACGTGAACCTCGGCGCGATCGAGGAGCACGAGGAGCTCGCCGAGCGCTTCCGCTTCCTGTCCGAGCAGAAGACCGACCTCGAGGCGACGATCCACTCGCTGCGCGAGGCGATCGCGCGCATCAACCGCACGAGCCGCAAGCGCTTCCGCGAGACGTTCGAGGAGGTGAGCAAGCGCTTCGCCGAGAACTTCCCGCGCCTGTTCGGCGGCGGCCAGGCGAGCCTCCAGCTCACCGAGTCGGAGGACGTCCTCGAGGCCGGCATCGACATCATGGCGATGCCGCCCGGCAAGCGGCTGCAGAACGTGAACCTGCTGTCGGGCGGCGAGAAGACGATGACGGCGCTCGCGCTGCTCGTCGCCGTCTTCCAGGTGCGCCCGTCGCCGTTCTTCCTGCTCGACGAGGTGGACGCGGCGCTCGACGACGCGAACGTCGGCCGCTTCAACCAGCTCATCACGGAGCTCGCCGTCTCGTCGCAGTTCCTCGTCATCACGCACAACAAGCGCACGATCGAGGTCGCGGACGTGCTCTACGGCGTGACGATGGAGCAGAAGGGCGTGAGCAAGCTCGTGTCGGTGAGCCTCACCTAG
- the ftsY gene encoding signal recognition particle-docking protein FtsY: MLGGRKVDDDVLEELEALLFTADLGVPTAESLLETVRAKAKGRDASEVRGVLRAAIAEKLARVQPEGAPLATRGAPHVVLVLGVNGSGKTTTIGKLAGRYARAGKKVVLGAGDTFRAAAIEQLQVWGERVGCDVVAAKQGSDPAAVAFDTVKAAIARKADVAIIDTAGRLQTKKPLMEELGKIHRILSRELPDAPHEALLVLDSNTGQNAISQAELFTDVAKVTGLVLTKLDGTAKGGVIVGLADRFGIPVKYVGVGEGVEDLRDFDAGEFVAALFGEDA; the protein is encoded by the coding sequence ATGCTCGGCGGCCGCAAGGTCGACGACGACGTGCTCGAGGAGCTCGAGGCGCTGCTGTTCACGGCCGACCTCGGCGTGCCGACGGCGGAGTCGCTGCTCGAGACGGTGCGCGCGAAGGCGAAGGGGCGCGACGCGAGCGAGGTGCGCGGCGTGCTGCGCGCGGCGATCGCCGAGAAGCTGGCGCGCGTCCAGCCCGAGGGCGCGCCGCTCGCGACGCGCGGTGCGCCGCACGTCGTGCTGGTGCTCGGCGTGAACGGCTCGGGCAAGACGACGACGATCGGCAAGCTCGCCGGTCGCTATGCGCGCGCCGGCAAGAAGGTGGTGCTCGGCGCGGGCGACACCTTCCGGGCCGCGGCGATCGAGCAGCTCCAGGTCTGGGGCGAGCGCGTGGGCTGCGACGTGGTGGCGGCGAAGCAGGGGAGCGACCCGGCCGCCGTCGCATTCGACACGGTGAAGGCCGCCATCGCGCGCAAGGCCGACGTCGCGATCATCGACACGGCCGGCCGGCTCCAGACGAAGAAGCCGTTGATGGAGGAGCTCGGGAAGATCCACCGCATCCTGTCGCGGGAGCTTCCCGACGCGCCGCACGAGGCGCTGCTCGTGCTCGACTCGAACACCGGGCAGAACGCGATCTCGCAGGCCGAGCTCTTCACCGACGTCGCGAAGGTGACGGGCCTCGTGCTGACGAAGCTCGACGGCACGGCGAAGGGCGGCGTCATCGTCGGCCTCGCCGACCGCTTCGGCATCCCGGTGAAGTACGTGGGCGTCGGCGAGGGCGTCGAAGACCTGCGCGACTTCGACGCCGGCGAGTTCGTTGCGGCGCTCTTCGGCGAGGACGCCTGA
- the glpK gene encoding glycerol kinase GlpK — MARYVMALDQGTTSSRAILFDARGAVVAVDQHEFPQHFPKPGWVEHDAHEIWDSQLRAARGVLAKAGASAADVAAIGITNQRETTLVWDRATGEPIHRAIVWQSRQTAPICEALRERGLADHVARTTGLVIDAYFSATKVRFVLDAVPGAQARAEAGELCFGTVDSWLVWKLTNGAVHATEYSNASRTMLYDIRALDWDARMLEELRIPRAMLPEVRDSSGVFGTADAAWLGAEVPIAGIAGDQQAALFGQGCTRPGLAKNTYGTGCFLLMNTGAEAPASTTGLVTTLAWGLGGRVEYALEGSIFVAGAAVQWLRDGLGLVREAAETRALAESVPDTGGVYLVPAFVGLGAPYWDERARGALLGITRGTSRAHVVRATLESIAYQTRDVVECVQRDAGIALGRLRVDGGACRNDFLMQFQADVLGVEVERPGVLEVTALGAAALAGLGVGFWRDADELAGTASVERVFAPRLGAAERDALYAGWKRAVERSLAWADA; from the coding sequence ATGGCCCGCTACGTGATGGCGCTCGATCAGGGGACGACCTCGTCGCGAGCGATCCTGTTCGACGCGCGGGGCGCGGTGGTCGCCGTCGATCAGCACGAGTTCCCGCAGCACTTCCCGAAGCCCGGCTGGGTCGAGCACGACGCGCACGAGATCTGGGACAGCCAGCTGCGCGCCGCGCGCGGCGTCCTCGCGAAGGCGGGCGCGTCCGCGGCCGACGTCGCCGCCATCGGCATCACGAACCAGCGCGAGACGACGCTCGTGTGGGACCGCGCGACCGGCGAGCCGATCCACCGCGCGATCGTCTGGCAGTCGCGACAGACGGCGCCGATCTGCGAGGCCCTGCGCGAGCGCGGCCTCGCCGACCACGTCGCGCGCACGACCGGCCTCGTGATCGACGCCTACTTCTCGGCGACGAAGGTGCGGTTCGTGCTCGATGCGGTGCCGGGCGCACAGGCGCGCGCCGAAGCCGGCGAGCTGTGCTTCGGGACCGTCGACAGCTGGCTCGTCTGGAAGCTCACGAACGGCGCCGTGCACGCGACCGAGTACTCGAACGCGTCGCGCACGATGCTCTACGACATCCGCGCGCTCGACTGGGACGCGCGCATGCTCGAGGAGCTGCGCATCCCGCGCGCCATGCTGCCCGAGGTGCGCGACTCGAGCGGCGTGTTCGGCACCGCGGACGCCGCGTGGCTGGGCGCGGAGGTTCCGATCGCCGGCATCGCGGGCGACCAGCAGGCGGCGCTCTTCGGGCAGGGCTGCACGCGGCCGGGCCTCGCCAAGAACACGTACGGAACGGGCTGCTTCCTGCTGATGAACACGGGCGCCGAGGCGCCGGCGTCGACGACGGGCCTCGTCACGACACTCGCCTGGGGGCTCGGAGGGCGCGTCGAGTACGCGCTCGAGGGCAGCATCTTCGTCGCGGGTGCGGCCGTGCAGTGGCTGCGCGACGGGCTCGGCCTCGTGCGCGAAGCGGCGGAGACGCGGGCGCTCGCCGAGTCCGTGCCGGACACGGGCGGCGTCTACCTCGTGCCCGCGTTCGTCGGCCTCGGCGCACCCTACTGGGACGAGCGCGCGCGCGGCGCGCTGCTCGGCATCACGCGCGGGACGAGCCGGGCGCACGTCGTGCGCGCGACGCTCGAGTCGATCGCCTACCAGACGCGCGACGTCGTCGAGTGCGTGCAGCGCGACGCGGGCATCGCGCTCGGGCGGCTGCGCGTCGACGGGGGCGCGTGTCGCAACGACTTCCTGATGCAGTTCCAGGCCGACGTGCTCGGTGTCGAGGTGGAGCGGCCCGGCGTGCTCGAGGTGACGGCGCTCGGCGCCGCCGCGCTCGCGGGCCTCGGCGTCGGCTTCTGGCGCGACGCCGACGAGCTGGCGGGAACGGCGAGCGTCGAACGCGTGTTCGCGCCGCGCCTCGGGGCGGCCGAGCGCGACGCGCTCTACGCGGGCTGGAAGCGGGCGGTCGAGCGCTCGCTCGCGTGGGCCGACGCGTGA
- a CDS encoding glycerophosphodiester phosphodiesterase family protein has translation MGRRVSARAPLVIAHRGASAYRPENTLVAYELAVEMDADMIEIDLHTTKDGVVAISHDATLEHLGAPGEVGDYTMAELRALDAGEGQRIPTLDEVLDAFAARIPFNLELKIGTERAYRGMERVALDAARARGVLARTLYSSFYDGVLRVLRDEAPEARIAVLVDWKHPERMFERAIEHRAEAINPFFGLVDAEFMRRAKGEGLAVHPYTVDELDWMERLLDLGVDGLFTNRPDRMRALLKDRART, from the coding sequence GTGGGCCGACGCGTGAGCGCGCGCGCTCCCCTCGTCATCGCGCATCGCGGCGCCTCCGCCTATCGGCCCGAGAACACGCTCGTCGCCTACGAGCTCGCCGTCGAGATGGACGCGGACATGATCGAGATCGATCTGCACACGACGAAGGACGGCGTCGTGGCGATCTCGCACGACGCGACGCTCGAGCACCTCGGCGCGCCCGGCGAGGTCGGCGACTACACGATGGCCGAGCTGCGCGCGCTCGACGCCGGCGAGGGCCAGCGCATCCCGACCCTCGACGAGGTGCTGGATGCGTTCGCGGCGCGGATCCCGTTCAACCTCGAGCTCAAGATCGGGACCGAGCGCGCGTACCGCGGAATGGAACGCGTCGCGCTCGATGCGGCCCGGGCGCGGGGTGTGCTCGCGCGCACGCTCTACTCCTCCTTCTACGACGGCGTGCTGCGCGTGCTGCGCGACGAGGCGCCGGAGGCGCGCATCGCCGTCCTCGTCGACTGGAAGCACCCCGAACGCATGTTCGAGCGCGCGATCGAGCACCGCGCCGAGGCGATCAACCCGTTCTTCGGGCTCGTCGACGCGGAGTTCATGCGCCGCGCGAAGGGCGAGGGGCTCGCGGTCCATCCGTACACGGTCGACGAGCTCGACTGGATGGAGCGGCTGCTCGACCTCGGCGTCGACGGCCTGTTCACGAACCGCCCGGATCGCATGCGCGCGCTGCTCAAGGATCGGGCACGCACGTGA